The region GTTTGAGCGTCGCGCAAAGCCTCTTCAATCGTTCGCATGATTTCGATCGCAGGAATCTCGTGTTCGAGGGGAATGGGATTGGCGACGACCACGCCGCCCCTCAGACCCAATTCATATTTGGTCTTGATGATCGCGGCCAGCTTCGAAAGTTCATCAACCCTTTGCAGGACAGGGCATCCACTCGAACGGGTGAAAAACGCGGGGAATTCATCCGTTTGATATCCGATCACGGGAACACCCGAGGTCTCAAGAACTTCAAGCGTCTTGGGAATATCCAGGATCGACTTCACACCCGCACAGACCACAGCCACATCCGTCTGGGCCAGCTCGGTCAGATCCGCGGAAATATCCCAGGACTCACTGACTCCGCGGTGAACGCCTCCAAGACCGCCGGTGACGAAAACCTGGATGCCGGCCCACTGCGCCGCGATCATGGTGCCCGCGACTGTGGTGGCCCCGTCCATTTTCTGAGCAATCAAAAGCGGAAAGTCCCGACGCGAAACTTTTTCCACCGAACGATTCTGACCGAAACTTTCCAGTTCCTGATCGGTCAGACCAATCTTCACCCGACCTTTGATAATCCCGATCGTGGCCGGCACCGCGCCCTCTGATCGGATGATCGCTTCCACTTCACGCGCCGTCGCCACATTCTGCGGATAAGGCATCCCGTGGGCGATGATGGTCGACTCCAGAGCGACGACCGCACGGCCCTCCGCTTTGGCCTGGGCAACTTCAGGATGTATGTCAAGATATGGGTGCATGCCAAGGGTCCTTTCCTTCGTTCGAATGACCGGGTGACAAGACCCTTTTTTGCGGCGCAAGTCAACAGTTCTGGCGGCTGCGCCCTGGACTTTCCGGGGGGCCTTAGGTACCCTCGGGGCCTCGGTAAAATCGTTAGGATAAGGGGCGCCAATATGGAAGAAAAGCTCAAGACCACACCTTTATATGCCATCCATAAAAAGCTGAAAGCGAAGACAGCGGGATTCGGCGGCTGGGATATGCCCATCAGTTACGAAGGCGTCCTCGCGGAACATAAAACCGTGCGGGAAGGCTGCGGGATTTTCGATGTCTCGCACATGGGCGAGATTTTCGTATCCGGCCCCGATGCTCTGAAATTTCTGCAGTTTCACACAGTGAATGATGTGAGCCGCCTGGGCATCGGCAACGGTCAATACAGTGCGCTGCCGACGCCGGACGCGGGTTTTGTGGATGACCTTATTATCTACAGATTGGCTGAAGACACCTATCTGCTCTGCGTCAACGCCTCGAACGCGGACAAGGACTATCAGTGGCTGGTCGAGCACAAGGCCGGCTATAACGTGAAGCTCGACAATCAGTCACCCGACTGGGCTCAGATCGCGATTCAAGGGCCAAAAAGCCTGGAAAGCCTGAAGGCGCTTTTGAATGCGGATGATCAGAAGAAAGTGGAAACGCTGAAATACACCGATATCATGCCCACAGACTTCTTCGGCAAGAAGGGTTACACGGCGCGCACCGGTTATACCGGCGAATGGGGTTACGAAATCTATCTGCCCAACGCTGTGGCTGAGCAGGCGTTCACGACCCTTTTGGAAAAAACACCGGCCAAGCCCATTGGCCTGGGCGCTCGGGATACGCTGCGTTTGGAAGCCTGCTATCTGCTTTACGGCAACGATATGGATGAAACCGTAACGCCGATCGAAGCGGGCATCGGCTGGGCTGTGCGCTTTGAAAAAGGTGATTTCCTGGGCAAGGAAAAAATGGAAGCCCAGAAGGCTGGTAAAATTCCCGCCCGTAAAATGGTGGCGTTCCAGCTGGAAGAGCAGGGGATTCCCCGCCACGGCATGGATATTTATAAGGGCGATCGCAAGATCGGTGTGGTCACCAGCGGATCCTTCCTTCCCACGCTTGAATTTTCGGGCGGCATGGCGCTGATTGAAAAGGATGGCGGCCAGGTGGGTGATACCTTTGAAGTTGATGTGCGCGGCAAAAGAAAAGTTGCGAAGATCGTAAAAAGACCCCTATATTCGGCACAGGTTAAGTGATCGCCTGAGCCGTATTTTCATGCTTGAAAGAGGTAAACAATGTCATTTCCTAAGGACCTTAAATACACCCGTGAACATGAGTGGATCCGCCTTGAAAACGGCAAAGCAACCATCGGTGTGACAGGCTACGCCCTGGAGCAGCTCGGCGACGTGGTTCACCTGGAACTGCCTAAAGTTGGCGAAAATTTCAAAGCCGGCGCGACCTTTGGCACCATCGAGTCGACCAAGACCGTGTCCGACCTCTATATGCCCATCACTGGCAAAGTTACTCAGGTGAATACGGCTGCCACCAAGAACCTTGAAGGCCTGGCTGAAGATCCATATAAAAACGGCTGGCTGGTTCAGGTGGAATACGCGAAGGAAGATGGCGAGTTGATCTCGGCTTCTGAATACGAAAAGTATATCGCAGACGAAGAGTAAGCCTGAGGCCGCAGCCAAACTGATCAGGAAGGCTGCGGTCATGCCTCACTTCATTTCTTCGGCGGTCCTTTTTGCGCATCTTCCGCCTTCACGCCTTCCGTCCAGATTCTGATTTTCACCTCGTCACCCACCGCCGGGCCGATATCGACTTTATCATTATAGTTGATGCCGAAGTCCTTTCGATTGATGGTCGCCGAAGCCTGCAGCGCTGCTCTCTGCTGACCCCAGGGATCTTTGACTGATCCCGTGTATTTGCCATCGAAGGTCACATCCTTGGTTACGCCTTTGATGGTCAAGGCCGCCACCATTTTAAAGGCCTCGGGGGTTCCTGTTATGGATTTGCTGACAAGTTTCATCTCGGGGAATTTCTCGACTTCAAAAAAATCCTTGGAACGAAGGTGTTCGTCACGTTTCGCGACGCCGGTGTCGATGGATTTCACCGGAATGGTGGCCGAGACTTTCGTATTCGTAAAGGGCTCGGCCAGTGTGAATTCACCTTTCACATCATTGAATCGACCCTCGACTTCCGAAACAACGAAGTGAGGGATCACGAAGGAAACGCGGGTGTGCGCGGGGTCCACGTCGTAGCGGCCTTTGACAAAATCCGTAGCGGCCATGAGATTAAGGGGGATAAAAAGAAGCAGGGGGGTGATTCCGCGGGTCAAGGCCTGCGCAAGCGTTTTCATAGGTCCTCCATGATCGAATGAAAATTATCTGATCAATCTAAATCATGAAGGCGAAAACCAGAACTGAATGGATCACCCATGTCGCATTAATTCATATAGGAATGAGCCCCGCAGCCGAAGTCTTTGCATTCCGATGATGAGGTGTTGATTCATGAGGATGCCTCGGTTGGCAGCTCAGGCAACGGTGGCCATGGCGCGGATTCTGCGAACTTTCCCATGGTAGACGCTGCCCAAGGGAAGCGTAAGCTTATCGGAAAACGCAGCTACGAGATCTTTTATCGACAGGATAAGCATTCCTGACAGGACGATCGACATGACGAGCGTGGAAAGTGCGGCTGCGATGAGGATAAGGGCTGACATTGTATTACTCCGGTTCTCCCTTGAATGGATGGAACGAAATGTTCCTGCGAGCCCCTGATTGCAGCGCTCATGCCAATCCACAATGCCCTAATATGTTTGGATTTTTTTCTCTTAGACCCTGAAATTGTCCCAAAAGCGGACGCAATCTGTCCGGGAAGGGCAGGCTTTCCATGCCGCAGCGATCGAATATTTTTACGCGCTCACCATACGGATGACTTCCATCTCCTCTAACATGCGGCTCGTCCCACGCAGCGTGGCTCCTGCCGAATCCTTGGCGATTTTTACAGGTACGCCGCAAGACGCTTCCATCAAACTGGCGAGATTTTGCAAAAGGGCTGATCCGCCGGTCAGGATAATGCCCCGGTCGATCAGATCGCCCGACAGCACAGGGGGCGTATTTTCCAGCATCTGCCGTACCGTTCGAATAATGGCACTGACGGGACCGAGGATGGCGTCCTTGACTTGCCGGGAACTGATCTGCCTCGTCTGCGGGAGATAGGAATGAACATCAATACCTTTCACGGTGACGCTTTGTTCGAACTGCCCATAGACATCACAAAGACCAGGCTTGAGTTCTTCAACCGTTCGTTCGCCGACGATCAGGTTGCAGTGATTGCGGAAATAATGGACCAGCGACTCCGTGATGGCATCACCACCAATGCGAATGGATTCGGAATGAACAATCCCGCCGAGGGAAATCACCACAGCTTCCGTTATACCGCTTCCGATATCGACAACCATATTGGCAATGCTCTCGGAAATGTCGAGATCCGCACCGATCGCAGCGGCCAGAGGTTCCTCGACGATGGTCACCGAAGGGCTTTCCAGGATGCTGGTGGCATCTATAACAGCTCTTCGCTCCACATCCGAAATGGAGTAGGGAGCGCCGATCAAAACTCTTGGCCTCTTCAAAAAGCGATGGATACGGGTGCGCTTTGCGATTTCATTCAGCATGGCTTTGGTGGCTTCCAGCTGATCAATCACACCGCCTTGGAGCGGTTTGATCGTCTCCACGCCCTGCGGTTCCTTGCCCATGATTTGGAAGGCCTCGTTGCCTATCGCTAGAATGGACTTTTTGTAGCCGATATCACGCAGGCTGATGACAGAGGGCTCCTTATAAACCAGTCCTTCCCCCCTGATATAAACTGAGGTATGCGACGTTCCAAGATCGATGGCGACGTCGATCGAACTGAGATTCCGGAAAAATTTTCTGATCACAAAA is a window of Oligoflexus sp. DNA encoding:
- a CDS encoding pseudouridine-5'-phosphate glycosidase; amino-acid sequence: MHPYLDIHPEVAQAKAEGRAVVALESTIIAHGMPYPQNVATAREVEAIIRSEGAVPATIGIIKGRVKIGLTDQELESFGQNRSVEKVSRRDFPLLIAQKMDGATTVAGTMIAAQWAGIQVFVTGGLGGVHRGVSESWDISADLTELAQTDVAVVCAGVKSILDIPKTLEVLETSGVPVIGYQTDEFPAFFTRSSGCPVLQRVDELSKLAAIIKTKYELGLRGGVVVANPIPLEHEIPAIEIMRTIEEALRDAQTQGIQGKAVTPFLLKNIVERTQGRSLKSNIALVKNNARVGAQLAVSLTQFM
- a CDS encoding rod shape-determining protein, with protein sequence MIRKFFRNLSSIDVAIDLGTSHTSVYIRGEGLVYKEPSVISLRDIGYKKSILAIGNEAFQIMGKEPQGVETIKPLQGGVIDQLEATKAMLNEIAKRTRIHRFLKRPRVLIGAPYSISDVERRAVIDATSILESPSVTIVEEPLAAAIGADLDISESIANMVVDIGSGITEAVVISLGGIVHSESIRIGGDAITESLVHYFRNHCNLIVGERTVEELKPGLCDVYGQFEQSVTVKGIDVHSYLPQTRQISSRQVKDAILGPVSAIIRTVRQMLENTPPVLSGDLIDRGIILTGGSALLQNLASLMEASCGVPVKIAKDSAGATLRGTSRMLEEMEVIRMVSA
- the gcvH gene encoding glycine cleavage system protein GcvH, with amino-acid sequence MSFPKDLKYTREHEWIRLENGKATIGVTGYALEQLGDVVHLELPKVGENFKAGATFGTIESTKTVSDLYMPITGKVTQVNTAATKNLEGLAEDPYKNGWLVQVEYAKEDGELISASEYEKYIADEE
- a CDS encoding YceI family protein — encoded protein: MKTLAQALTRGITPLLLFIPLNLMAATDFVKGRYDVDPAHTRVSFVIPHFVVSEVEGRFNDVKGEFTLAEPFTNTKVSATIPVKSIDTGVAKRDEHLRSKDFFEVEKFPEMKLVSKSITGTPEAFKMVAALTIKGVTKDVTFDGKYTGSVKDPWGQQRAALQASATINRKDFGINYNDKVDIGPAVGDEVKIRIWTEGVKAEDAQKGPPKK
- the gcvT gene encoding glycine cleavage system aminomethyltransferase GcvT produces the protein MEEKLKTTPLYAIHKKLKAKTAGFGGWDMPISYEGVLAEHKTVREGCGIFDVSHMGEIFVSGPDALKFLQFHTVNDVSRLGIGNGQYSALPTPDAGFVDDLIIYRLAEDTYLLCVNASNADKDYQWLVEHKAGYNVKLDNQSPDWAQIAIQGPKSLESLKALLNADDQKKVETLKYTDIMPTDFFGKKGYTARTGYTGEWGYEIYLPNAVAEQAFTTLLEKTPAKPIGLGARDTLRLEACYLLYGNDMDETVTPIEAGIGWAVRFEKGDFLGKEKMEAQKAGKIPARKMVAFQLEEQGIPRHGMDIYKGDRKIGVVTSGSFLPTLEFSGGMALIEKDGGQVGDTFEVDVRGKRKVAKIVKRPLYSAQVK